Proteins co-encoded in one Nonomuraea helvata genomic window:
- a CDS encoding RNA polymerase sigma factor, with the protein MHLFPVRRREPPPIGPDSDDAELLAGVAAGRVEALRLLHQRHAPWLRARLARRCADPDLVDDALQDTFVSVWRDARRFRASEGEAAAWIWTIAIRRLISALRRPAAPAVPQPDARLITESAEDTVLVGVEHGRLGEALARLSPELRAAIQATVLDGLTTREAAELLGVPVGTVKTRVMRAKAQLRGFLA; encoded by the coding sequence ATGCACCTCTTCCCGGTACGGCGCCGAGAGCCACCTCCCATCGGCCCGGACAGCGACGACGCCGAGCTGCTGGCGGGGGTGGCCGCCGGCCGTGTGGAGGCGCTGCGGCTGCTGCACCAGCGGCACGCCCCCTGGCTGCGGGCCCGGCTGGCGCGCCGCTGCGCCGACCCCGACCTGGTGGACGACGCGCTGCAGGACACGTTCGTGTCCGTCTGGCGGGACGCCCGCCGCTTCCGCGCCTCGGAAGGCGAAGCGGCCGCCTGGATCTGGACCATCGCGATCCGCCGCCTGATCTCCGCCCTGCGCCGCCCGGCGGCCCCGGCCGTTCCTCAGCCCGACGCCCGTCTGATCACCGAGTCGGCCGAGGACACGGTCCTGGTCGGGGTGGAGCACGGCCGCCTGGGTGAGGCGCTGGCCAGGCTCTCGCCCGAGCTGCGCGCCGCGATCCAGGCCACCGTACTCGACGGGCTCACCACCAGAGAGGCCGCCGAGCTGCTCGGCGTGCCCGTGGGGACCGTGAAGACCCGCGTCATGCGGGCCAAGGCACAGCTCAGGGGGTTTCTGGCATGA
- a CDS encoding zf-HC2 domain-containing protein produces MNSQWHLPDELMEHYVTGHLEPAQVMSVESHLAGCARCRAAVPYSVEWLDASWAGIEDVVDRPRPRPLARVLRRVGVPEHVAVFLAATPALARGWLVAIASTLVFAVGAGQLAARHPDLEPYAMLPFLAVAPVLPLAGVALAYGRHVDPVYELQAATPMAGVRSLLLRAIAVLTTALVLTGLATPLLPGRPGLAAAWLLPALALIVAMLALSTWVSPPISASVFGAGWICAVVGGEQLAFSLEAQIGYALAALILIPLVYLRRARFDPGGPVWN; encoded by the coding sequence ATGAACAGTCAATGGCACCTGCCGGACGAGCTCATGGAGCACTACGTCACCGGCCATCTGGAACCCGCCCAGGTCATGTCCGTCGAGAGCCATCTCGCCGGATGCGCGCGTTGCCGGGCGGCGGTCCCGTACAGCGTGGAGTGGCTCGACGCGAGCTGGGCCGGGATCGAGGACGTGGTCGACCGGCCGCGGCCGCGACCGCTCGCGCGGGTGCTGCGGCGCGTCGGGGTGCCCGAGCACGTGGCGGTGTTCCTCGCGGCCACACCCGCGCTGGCCAGGGGATGGCTGGTGGCCATCGCCTCGACGCTGGTGTTCGCGGTGGGCGCCGGGCAGCTGGCCGCCCGCCACCCGGACCTGGAGCCGTACGCGATGCTGCCCTTCCTGGCGGTCGCGCCCGTGCTGCCGCTGGCCGGCGTGGCGCTGGCCTACGGGAGGCACGTCGATCCCGTCTACGAGCTGCAGGCCGCCACGCCCATGGCCGGCGTCAGGTCGCTGCTGCTGCGCGCGATCGCGGTGCTGACCACGGCGCTCGTGCTGACGGGGCTGGCCACGCCGCTGCTGCCGGGCCGGCCCGGGCTCGCCGCCGCGTGGCTGCTGCCCGCGCTGGCCCTGATCGTCGCCATGCTCGCGCTCTCGACGTGGGTGTCGCCGCCGATCTCCGCGTCGGTGTTCGGGGCCGGGTGGATCTGCGCGGTGGTGGGCGGCGAGCAGCTGGCGTTCTCGCTCGAAGCCCAGATCGGGTACGCCCTCGCCGCGCTGATCCTGATTCCCCTCGTCTACCTGCGGCGCGCCCGCTTCGACCCTGGAGGACCCGTATGGAACTGA
- a CDS encoding ATP-binding cassette domain-containing protein, with amino-acid sequence MELTVRGLTKSFGRRLVLDSLDLDFGKGVTGLLGRNGAGKTTLLRTLATTLAPDGGQVCALGLDPADRAQRTELRRRLGYLPQNPGFYPHFTVFELVEYVAILKELTDRRDRHREVRRVLAEVELADRAKTKVRKLSGGMRQRLALAQSLLGDPDLLILDEPTVGLDPEQRMRFRALVSRLGESRTVLLSTHQTEDVAALCERVVVMKGGRSVFEGTPGELAGAARGQVWLSDRAPDAARLFWRTADGRYRALGDRPPGGVPAEPGVEDGYLLLLDEPVEVTA; translated from the coding sequence ATGGAACTGACCGTTCGCGGCCTGACCAAGAGCTTCGGCCGCAGACTCGTGCTCGACTCGCTCGACCTGGACTTCGGCAAGGGCGTGACAGGGCTGCTCGGCCGGAACGGCGCGGGCAAGACCACGCTGCTCCGCACGCTGGCGACCACCCTGGCGCCGGACGGCGGGCAGGTGTGTGCGCTCGGGCTGGATCCCGCCGACCGCGCGCAGCGCACCGAGCTGCGCCGCCGCCTCGGCTACCTGCCGCAGAACCCCGGTTTCTACCCGCACTTCACGGTGTTCGAGCTGGTGGAGTACGTCGCGATCCTGAAAGAGCTGACCGACAGGCGGGACCGGCACCGCGAGGTACGCAGGGTGCTTGCGGAGGTGGAGCTGGCCGACCGGGCGAAGACCAAGGTACGCAAGCTGTCGGGAGGCATGCGCCAGCGGCTGGCCCTGGCGCAGTCGCTGCTCGGCGACCCTGATCTGCTCATACTCGACGAGCCGACCGTGGGCCTCGACCCGGAGCAGCGGATGCGGTTCAGGGCGCTCGTCTCCAGGCTCGGCGAGAGCCGTACCGTCCTGCTGTCCACCCATCAGACCGAGGATGTCGCCGCCCTGTGCGAGCGGGTCGTGGTGATGAAGGGCGGCAGGAGCGTGTTCGAAGGCACGCCGGGAGAGCTGGCCGGGGCCGCGCGGGGGCAGGTCTGGCTGTCGGACCGGGCGCCGGACGCGGCGCGGCTGTTCTGGCGGACGGCAGACGGCCGCTACCGCGCGCTCGGCGACCGGCCACCGGGCGGCGTGCCCGCGGAGCCGGGCGTCGAGGACGGCTACCTGCTGCTGCTCGACGAGCCCGTGGAGGTGACCGCGTGA